AGGCGATCGCTTGCCGCAAATCTCCTTCTATGGTCTGGGAAACTTAAAATCTTCAGAAATTATGGCTCTGCCGCCTTCTGCGCAGGCAAATAGCGCCCATTGCCATTAGCCTCAGACTTAGCCACCCGATCGACCAGGGGGATCACATCCGCCGCCGGCTTATCGGGATTGTTAGCAACAGCACTACGATCGTCATCATGCTCAGATTGATCAGCAGATAGGTCGCCATTCAATTGCTCTGGTTGCTCCTGCTCGTGATCAACTAGCGGCAACTGATCAGGCAAATACCTGTCGATCGTACTTAAAATCTGATCCGCCTTGATCGGCTTATTAATATATTCACTGGTACGCACGCACCGGGCATGGATGCGATCGATGATGCCACGATTGCTAGTCAGCATCACCACGGGCAGGTTCTTAAACCCAGGTAGCTTGCGCAATTGGCTACAAACCTGGAATCCAGTTGCCCCTGGCATAATTAAATCTAGAAAAATTAAGCTGGGCGGCTCGGCTCGCAAAGTGGCGATCGCCTTGAGCGGATCTTCAATATACACAAACCGATAGCCAGCCTTGGTAATGATGTCTCGCATCAGCAAACCGATCGCCCTGCTGTCATCAATGCAGGCAATTAAGGGTGGTTGTTGCTGGCCAGGTTGAATTTCTTGGGAAGATGAATCTAGTTCTACTTCATCGGGATCCAGAAAAGCAATTTTTAATTCCTGGAACTTAGAAGCATTGGCAGCTTTACGGCGTTGATGCCAGCGATTCTGTTGATCGTTCATCTTCTCTCGTTGATGTATGGATAACTTGCGCTTAGCCGAAAACTTCGCGGTTGGATGCTTAGGAATAGCTTCTCTTTTGGGCTCAGGGGTAGCTACTATTTCCGGGGCAGCCTTAATTTCCAATTCGATCGCCTTGGGTTTAGCTGGCTCTGGCTGTTGGGCGACGACAGGAGGACTGGCCACTGCGACTGGTTCTGATTTTTGGGGTTGCTCTAATTGCTTAGTGGGCATAGATTCCTGCGGTTCAGGTGCTGGCTTAGTTTTAGCTTGTGGCGATCGACTTACCTGGCTAGGATCATCTTCAACTTCTACCAATTCAATCCAACCACGCCGGATATAGGGCAGTAGGGACTTGCTAATCCGCAGTAAATCTTTCTTCATCAAACAGGCCAGATCGCGGAGGCTGCGATCGCCATTGAAGCCCTTGCAAAAGCTGCGATATACCTGCTCGGAGGTATGCTGCTTAACCTTGTCTTGAGCCCGTAATAGTGGCGCA
The sequence above is a segment of the Pseudanabaena sp. PCC 7367 genome. Coding sequences within it:
- a CDS encoding response regulator, whose translation is MISDKARNSHSTPDVSELLRSRRGELDSLGYHLLRHGQKFFSGRLDVHSSLQDCKWSIFFAKGRIVWATGGKDVYRRSRRNLVRFVPQLNLADRRSLDTAGHETYWDYYLLQLLLQKKLVALKPIQQIIEASIAEVCFDILQQETQETTLYQTVYAGANFLWPIENTPLTGLVWQPSPIFAAADQKWQEWQAAKLGLCNPNHAPLLRAQDKVKQHTSEQVYRSFCKGFNGDRSLRDLACLMKKDLLRISKSLLPYIRRGWIELVEVEDDPSQVSRSPQAKTKPAPEPQESMPTKQLEQPQKSEPVAVASPPVVAQQPEPAKPKAIELEIKAAPEIVATPEPKREAIPKHPTAKFSAKRKLSIHQREKMNDQQNRWHQRRKAANASKFQELKIAFLDPDEVELDSSSQEIQPGQQQPPLIACIDDSRAIGLLMRDIITKAGYRFVYIEDPLKAIATLRAEPPSLIFLDLIMPGATGFQVCSQLRKLPGFKNLPVVMLTSNRGIIDRIHARCVRTSEYINKPIKADQILSTIDRYLPDQLPLVDHEQEQPEQLNGDLSADQSEHDDDRSAVANNPDKPAADVIPLVDRVAKSEANGNGRYLPAQKAAEP